The following proteins come from a genomic window of Pyxidicoccus sp. MSG2:
- a CDS encoding M16 family metallopeptidase, which produces MRKASKVNAPARAADPALESLFEVHEATLPNGLQVRLLANHQAPVVSLYTFFQVGSRNERPGITGISHLFEHMMFNGAKKYGPKMFDKTLESSGGRSNAYTSNDMTVYYDDFAADSLETVLDLESDRMRSLRISQDTLTSEREVVKEERRVRVDNDIAGIMDEELGTLVYKAHPYRWPVIGWMADIENITREDCQEYFRTYYAPNNAVLYIVGDIDPKKTLALVRKYYGNIPRGPAPAKVLNAEPEQKGERRALVRHPAQSPALMLGFRGPSAREDDTFTLDVAQYVLTKGEGSRLVRSLVYEQKLCVSIMLDWSWRIDPGTILFYLELKPDSDPQKVEAALYAELEKLAREGITDRELQKAQNNLRADHMRELATNNGRAHALGHYEALLGDWRRLLTLPNAYSSITNDMVKAAAAKYFAPERRSVVTLLPAPSEA; this is translated from the coding sequence ATGCGCAAGGCTTCCAAAGTCAATGCCCCCGCTCGCGCGGCGGATCCCGCCCTCGAGTCCCTGTTCGAAGTGCACGAGGCCACGCTGCCCAACGGCCTCCAGGTGCGGTTGCTGGCCAACCACCAGGCCCCGGTGGTCAGCCTCTACACCTTCTTCCAGGTCGGCAGCCGCAACGAGCGGCCCGGCATCACCGGCATCAGCCACCTGTTCGAGCACATGATGTTCAACGGGGCGAAGAAGTACGGCCCCAAGATGTTCGACAAGACGCTGGAGTCCAGCGGCGGCCGCTCCAACGCGTACACGTCCAATGACATGACGGTGTACTACGACGACTTCGCCGCCGACTCGCTGGAGACGGTGTTGGACCTGGAGTCGGACCGGATGCGCTCGCTGCGCATCTCCCAGGACACGCTGACCAGCGAGCGCGAGGTGGTGAAGGAGGAGCGCCGCGTCCGCGTGGACAACGACATCGCGGGCATCATGGACGAGGAATTGGGCACGCTCGTCTACAAGGCGCACCCGTACCGCTGGCCCGTCATCGGCTGGATGGCGGACATCGAGAACATCACCCGCGAGGACTGCCAGGAGTACTTCCGCACGTACTACGCCCCCAACAACGCGGTGCTCTACATCGTGGGGGACATCGACCCGAAGAAGACGCTGGCCCTGGTGCGCAAGTACTACGGGAACATCCCCCGAGGCCCCGCGCCCGCGAAGGTGCTCAACGCGGAGCCGGAGCAGAAGGGCGAGCGCCGCGCCCTGGTGCGCCACCCCGCGCAGTCGCCCGCGCTGATGCTCGGCTTCCGCGGCCCCTCCGCGCGCGAGGACGACACCTTCACCCTGGACGTGGCGCAGTACGTGCTGACGAAGGGGGAGGGGAGCCGGCTGGTGCGCTCGCTGGTGTACGAGCAGAAGCTGTGCGTCTCCATCATGCTCGACTGGAGCTGGCGCATCGACCCGGGCACCATCCTCTTCTACCTGGAGCTGAAGCCGGACTCCGACCCGCAGAAGGTGGAGGCCGCGCTGTACGCGGAGCTGGAGAAGCTGGCCCGCGAAGGCATCACCGACCGCGAGCTGCAGAAGGCGCAGAACAACCTGCGCGCGGACCACATGCGCGAGCTGGCCACCAACAATGGCCGCGCCCACGCGCTGGGCCACTACGAGGCGCTGCTCGGTGATTGGCGCCGCCTGCTCACGTTGCCCAATGCCTACTCGTCCATCACCAACGACATGGTGAAGGCCGCCGCCGCGAAGTACTTCGCCCCCGAGCGCCGCTCCGTGGTGACGCTGCTGCCCGCCCCCTCCGAGGCCTGA
- a CDS encoding M16 family metallopeptidase, protein MASRKSSSLKTSVKSTVARAVKAPARALKRATRKAPASGRTASPRKAAKASTGALKLPTLHESTTSSGLKVIAAERGPLPLVSMRLVLRAGSATDPDGKHGLADFTARLLRRGTRRLTAQAIDETVEFVGASLGVGVGEDTMSIALTTPAEHFAQMLGVLGQLVREPTFPQSEVDDARERALAQFSNDLDDPSVIADRAMVRALWGDHPYGHDVGGSSRTVRTFTRDDVVRFHQARVGPKVAMLVVVGAVKPERVAAAAEEAFVGWTGGPDAPPTVPPLKRIPQAGRVLLVDKPDQTQSQVRLGGPGFRMGHEDYFPATAMNIALGGGFTSRLMNEIRVNRGLTYGVSSWFDAMNAGGVFALSTFTKTASTREIIDVALGEIRSVREKGLKPKELADAQAYLAGLYPLRTETNESIAGSIADTRIHGLGDDWVEKFRDRLRAVTPKQVSTVAKKYCLAESPAVVVLGRAEEVKKHLKGLGPITVVPASEYE, encoded by the coding sequence ATGGCCTCTCGCAAGAGTTCCTCCCTGAAGACCTCCGTGAAGTCCACCGTCGCCCGCGCCGTGAAGGCGCCCGCCCGGGCCCTCAAGCGCGCCACGCGCAAGGCACCGGCCTCCGGGCGGACGGCCTCGCCTCGCAAGGCGGCGAAGGCGTCCACCGGCGCGCTGAAGCTGCCCACGCTGCACGAGAGCACGACGTCCAGCGGGCTGAAGGTGATTGCCGCCGAGCGCGGCCCGCTGCCGCTGGTGTCCATGCGGCTGGTGCTGCGCGCCGGCAGCGCCACCGACCCCGACGGCAAGCACGGCCTGGCGGACTTCACCGCCCGGCTGCTGCGCCGGGGCACCCGCCGCCTCACCGCCCAGGCCATCGACGAGACGGTGGAGTTCGTCGGCGCCAGCCTGGGCGTGGGCGTGGGCGAGGACACGATGTCCATCGCCCTCACCACGCCGGCCGAGCACTTCGCCCAGATGCTGGGCGTGCTGGGCCAACTGGTGCGCGAGCCCACCTTCCCGCAGTCCGAGGTGGACGACGCGCGCGAGCGCGCCCTGGCCCAGTTCTCCAACGATCTGGACGACCCGTCCGTCATCGCCGACCGGGCGATGGTGCGCGCGCTCTGGGGCGACCATCCGTACGGGCATGACGTGGGCGGCTCGTCGCGCACGGTGCGCACCTTCACCCGCGACGACGTGGTGCGCTTCCACCAGGCGCGCGTGGGCCCGAAGGTGGCCATGCTCGTCGTGGTGGGCGCGGTGAAGCCGGAGCGCGTGGCCGCTGCGGCGGAAGAGGCCTTCGTCGGCTGGACGGGCGGGCCGGACGCGCCGCCCACCGTGCCGCCGCTGAAGCGCATTCCCCAGGCCGGGCGTGTGCTGCTGGTGGACAAGCCGGACCAGACGCAGTCCCAGGTGCGCCTGGGCGGCCCTGGCTTCCGCATGGGGCACGAGGACTACTTCCCCGCCACGGCGATGAACATCGCCCTGGGCGGCGGCTTCACGTCGCGGCTGATGAACGAGATTCGCGTCAACCGCGGCCTCACCTACGGCGTCAGTTCCTGGTTCGACGCGATGAACGCCGGCGGCGTCTTCGCGCTCTCCACCTTCACGAAGACGGCCTCCACGCGCGAAATCATCGACGTGGCACTGGGGGAGATTCGCAGCGTCCGCGAGAAGGGGCTCAAGCCGAAGGAACTGGCGGACGCGCAGGCGTACCTCGCCGGCCTCTACCCGCTGCGCACGGAGACCAACGAGTCCATCGCCGGCAGCATCGCCGACACGCGCATCCATGGGCTGGGCGATGACTGGGTGGAGAAGTTCCGCGACCGCCTGCGCGCGGTGACGCCGAAGCAGGTGTCCACGGTGGCGAAGAAGTACTGCCTGGCGGAGTCGCCCGCCGTGGTGGTGCTCGGCCGCGCGGAAGAGGTGAAGAAGCACCTCAAGGGCCTGGGCCCCATCACCGTGGTGCCCGCGTCGGAGTACGAGTGA
- a CDS encoding RluA family pseudouridine synthase gives MTDARILFEGGGVLVVDKPPGVPVIPGRDGGHSLRDALESQRGQKVFVVHRLDRDTSGVLVFALDAAVHRALSVAFESGKVRKRYLALVEGRVEAPRLVDAPLVAARKGRMRVARPGETDAKASRTRVRPVEIFERASLVEAEPLTGRTHQIRVHLLSLGHPLLMDHQYGRDAPLTEKDLGGEGDAVVLARTPLHAARVEWPELPGVEARAVEAPLPGDMQRARELLRRAAATSP, from the coding sequence GTGACGGACGCCCGCATCCTCTTCGAGGGCGGGGGCGTGCTCGTGGTGGACAAGCCGCCCGGGGTGCCGGTCATCCCCGGGCGTGACGGTGGGCACTCGCTGCGAGACGCGCTCGAATCGCAGCGGGGCCAGAAGGTGTTCGTGGTGCACCGGCTGGACAGGGACACGTCCGGTGTCCTCGTCTTCGCGCTGGATGCGGCGGTGCACCGCGCCCTCTCCGTGGCCTTCGAGTCCGGCAAGGTGCGCAAGCGCTACCTGGCGCTGGTGGAGGGCCGGGTAGAGGCGCCGCGCCTGGTGGACGCGCCGCTGGTGGCCGCTCGCAAGGGCCGCATGCGCGTGGCCCGGCCGGGAGAGACGGACGCCAAGGCCTCGCGCACGCGGGTGCGGCCGGTGGAGATCTTCGAGCGCGCGTCGCTGGTGGAGGCCGAGCCCCTCACCGGGCGCACCCACCAGATTCGCGTCCACTTGTTATCCCTGGGGCACCCGCTGCTCATGGACCACCAGTACGGCCGCGACGCGCCGCTGACGGAGAAGGACCTGGGCGGGGAAGGGGACGCGGTGGTGCTCGCGCGGACGCCGCTGCACGCGGCGCGCGTGGAGTGGCCCGAGTTGCCCGGTGTGGAGGCTCGCGCGGTGGAGGCGCCGCTGCCCGGGGACATGCAGCGCGCCCGGGAGTTGCTGCGCCGCGCGGCGGCTACTTCACCTTGA
- a CDS encoding MlaE family ABC transporter permease, giving the protein MTTQTPSSPNREPGFLHQSVASFGKGLIDVVSTLGGVATLGLDVFRWAVRPPFRLTNLFAQLDFVGVGSIFIVGLTGTFTGMVFALQTSTAFALFDAESLVGPTVALTLTRELAAVFSALMVTMRAGSAMCTELGTMRVTEQVDALETMAVNPVQYLLVPRVLAGLFMVPALTMLFNTTGMAGSYLVAVGALGISPGTFLSRTQQWLAPADIYEGLVKGAVFGLAVALICCFKGYNASGGAKGVGQATTEAMVSSALSIFILDFILGLMWH; this is encoded by the coding sequence ATGACCACGCAGACCCCCAGCAGCCCGAACCGCGAGCCCGGATTCCTCCATCAGTCCGTGGCCAGCTTCGGCAAGGGCCTCATCGACGTCGTCAGCACCCTCGGGGGCGTGGCGACCCTGGGGTTGGACGTGTTCCGGTGGGCCGTCCGGCCTCCGTTCCGGCTGACCAACCTCTTCGCACAGCTGGACTTCGTGGGGGTGGGCTCCATCTTCATCGTGGGCCTGACGGGCACCTTCACCGGCATGGTGTTCGCCCTCCAGACGTCCACCGCCTTCGCGCTCTTCGACGCGGAGAGCCTCGTGGGCCCCACGGTGGCCCTGACGCTCACCCGCGAGCTGGCCGCCGTGTTCTCCGCGCTGATGGTGACGATGCGCGCCGGCTCCGCCATGTGCACCGAGCTGGGCACCATGCGCGTCACCGAGCAGGTGGACGCCCTGGAGACCATGGCCGTCAACCCGGTGCAGTACCTGCTCGTCCCCCGGGTGCTGGCCGGACTCTTCATGGTGCCGGCGCTCACCATGCTCTTCAACACCACGGGTATGGCGGGTTCCTACCTCGTGGCGGTCGGAGCGCTGGGCATCTCCCCCGGTACCTTCCTGTCACGCACGCAGCAGTGGCTGGCGCCCGCGGACATCTACGAGGGCCTGGTGAAGGGGGCCGTGTTCGGCCTCGCCGTGGCGCTCATCTGCTGCTTCAAGGGCTACAACGCGTCCGGCGGCGCGAAGGGCGTGGGCCAGGCCACGACCGAGGCCATGGTGTCCAGCGCGCTGTCCATCTTCATCCTCGACTTCATCCTCGGCCTCATGTGGCACTGA
- a CDS encoding ABC transporter ATP-binding protein produces MIEVVDLHKTFGETKVLTGINLKVPAGSTCVILGGSGSGKTVLMKHMIGLLKPDSGKVIIDGDDIVPMGVRGLQQVRNKFGMVFQAAALFDSMSVFENVAFPLREHTKDSEDVIHQKVRARLDLMGLKPAVEDKFPADLSGGMRKRVGLARATILGPKIVLYDEPTTGLDPITTDYVDDMILAAQKGLGVTSVVISHDIASAFNVADQIAFLSKGVIVENGPPDQVRESQHPAVKVFLQTWFGKN; encoded by the coding sequence ATGATTGAAGTCGTGGACCTGCACAAGACCTTCGGCGAGACGAAGGTCCTCACCGGCATCAACCTCAAGGTGCCCGCCGGGAGCACGTGCGTCATCCTCGGCGGCTCCGGCTCCGGCAAGACGGTGCTGATGAAGCACATGATCGGCCTGCTCAAGCCGGACAGCGGCAAGGTCATCATCGACGGGGATGACATCGTCCCCATGGGCGTTCGAGGCCTGCAGCAGGTCCGCAACAAGTTCGGCATGGTGTTCCAGGCCGCGGCCCTCTTCGACTCGATGTCGGTGTTCGAGAACGTGGCCTTCCCCCTGCGCGAGCACACGAAGGACTCCGAGGACGTCATCCACCAGAAGGTCCGCGCGCGGTTGGACTTGATGGGCCTCAAGCCGGCGGTGGAGGACAAGTTCCCCGCGGACCTGTCCGGCGGCATGCGCAAGCGCGTGGGCCTGGCGCGCGCCACCATCCTGGGTCCGAAGATCGTCCTCTACGACGAGCCCACCACCGGCCTGGATCCCATCACCACCGACTACGTGGACGACATGATCCTGGCCGCGCAGAAGGGGCTGGGCGTCACCAGCGTGGTCATCAGCCACGACATCGCCTCCGCCTTCAACGTGGCGGACCAGATCGCCTTCCTCTCCAAGGGCGTCATCGTGGAGAACGGGCCTCCGGATCAGGTCCGCGAGTCCCAGCATCCCGCGGTGAAGGTCTTCCTCCAGACCTGGTTCGGAAAGAACTGA
- a CDS encoding MlaD family protein, with amino-acid sequence MKKLVTPFRVGLLVIAAGAFLVTFVLFARKGGLSDRESIVVWAYFRDASGLAVRGRVQIAGIPVGEIDAITLEGTRAKVFLRIRKDVDLREDAVVTKRSESLLGDYLLDLNPGTENAPVMEDNGQIRRVIDTAGMEAVFESLSQITADIQQVTGSLREVLGGEKGQGSLQRIVENLVRLSDSVDATVRRNADRLDIIVGNVEGISEDVRSITQSNSADVTRIVDNIEMITRDVREVLASVKNIVGTGEGDVKETVASLKETLNKLDGTLGNLEEITRKVKDGEGAAGVLLADESVGREVRETVQDVARFAAKLTDLQTEVGIQSTYLAAQGRSKNLLSLRLIPKPDKYYLLELVDDPRGTVSTQVVQTNPPSEGDPVIQTQKVTKESLKISAQFAKRWYFTTLRVGLIESTGGVGGDLHFFEDALTLKLDAFNFAADELRYPRLRATLRAQAFDHLFVVAGMDDILNAQQRDLTTQRLIAGRDFFVGGGLFFTDDDLKAILTATGVPTP; translated from the coding sequence GTGAAGAAGCTCGTCACGCCCTTCCGTGTTGGCCTCCTGGTCATCGCCGCGGGTGCCTTTCTCGTCACCTTCGTCCTGTTCGCCCGCAAGGGAGGCCTGAGCGACAGAGAGTCCATCGTCGTCTGGGCCTACTTCCGCGACGCCTCGGGCCTCGCTGTGCGCGGCCGGGTGCAGATCGCCGGCATCCCCGTTGGAGAGATCGACGCGATCACGCTGGAGGGCACGCGCGCCAAGGTGTTCCTGCGGATCCGCAAGGACGTGGACCTGCGCGAGGACGCCGTCGTCACCAAGCGCTCGGAGTCGTTGCTCGGTGACTACCTCCTGGACCTCAACCCCGGCACGGAGAACGCGCCGGTCATGGAGGACAACGGGCAGATCCGCCGCGTCATCGACACCGCCGGCATGGAGGCCGTGTTCGAGTCGCTGTCGCAGATCACCGCCGACATCCAGCAGGTGACGGGCTCGCTGCGCGAGGTGCTGGGCGGGGAGAAGGGCCAGGGCTCGCTTCAGCGGATCGTGGAGAACCTGGTGCGCCTGTCGGACTCGGTGGACGCCACGGTGCGCCGCAACGCGGACCGGCTGGACATCATCGTCGGCAACGTGGAGGGCATCTCCGAGGACGTGCGCAGCATCACCCAGAGCAACTCCGCGGACGTGACACGCATCGTCGACAACATCGAGATGATCACCCGCGACGTGCGCGAGGTGCTCGCGAGCGTGAAGAACATCGTCGGCACCGGCGAGGGCGACGTGAAGGAGACCGTCGCCAGCCTGAAGGAGACGCTCAACAAGCTGGACGGCACGCTGGGCAACCTCGAGGAGATCACCCGCAAGGTGAAGGACGGGGAGGGCGCCGCGGGCGTGCTGCTGGCCGACGAGAGCGTGGGCCGCGAGGTGCGCGAGACGGTGCAGGACGTGGCCCGCTTCGCCGCCAAGCTCACCGACCTCCAGACGGAGGTGGGCATCCAGTCCACCTACCTGGCCGCCCAGGGCCGCTCGAAGAACCTGCTGTCGCTGCGGCTCATCCCCAAGCCGGACAAGTACTACCTGCTGGAGCTGGTGGACGACCCGCGCGGCACCGTGTCCACGCAGGTGGTGCAGACCAACCCGCCCTCCGAAGGCGATCCCGTCATCCAGACGCAGAAGGTGACGAAGGAGAGCCTGAAGATCAGCGCCCAGTTCGCCAAGCGCTGGTACTTCACCACCCTGCGCGTGGGCCTCATCGAGTCCACCGGCGGCGTGGGCGGCGACCTGCACTTCTTCGAGGACGCGCTGACACTGAAGCTGGACGCCTTCAACTTCGCGGCGGACGAGCTGCGCTACCCCCGGCTGCGCGCCACCCTGCGGGCCCAGGCCTTCGACCACCTCTTCGTGGTGGCGGGCATGGACGACATCCTCAACGCCCAGCAGAGAGACCTGACGACGCAGCGGCTGATCGCCGGCCGGGACTTCTTCGTCGGTGGTGGCCTCTTCTTCACCGACGACGACCTGAAGGCCATCCTCACCGCCACGGGCGTGCCGACGCCTTGA
- a CDS encoding PfkB family carbohydrate kinase, translated as MSLLVVGSVALDSVETPFGQKEDILGGSATYFSTSASFFTPARVVAVVGEDFPEAHLNFLRGRGIDLEGLTRESGRTFRWKGRYGYELNEAQTLDTQLNVFQAFSPKLPEAYRDTPYVFLGNIHPELQAQVLDQVRAPKLVAADTMNFWINGSRAALLKTLKRVNLLFVNDAEARQLAGEHNVVKAARAILGMGPQRVVIKRGEYGALLFDHGHIFACPAFPLAEVFDPTGAGDTFAGGFMGALATSSGNLDAGVLRRAMVMGSVMASFTVEKFSLERLREVTRPEIHARFAEFRQLTHFDDLGPLER; from the coding sequence ATGTCTCTGCTCGTTGTCGGCTCCGTCGCTCTGGACTCCGTGGAAACCCCCTTCGGCCAGAAGGAGGACATCCTCGGCGGCTCGGCCACCTACTTCTCCACGTCGGCCTCGTTCTTCACCCCGGCACGCGTGGTGGCGGTAGTGGGGGAGGACTTCCCCGAGGCGCACCTCAACTTCCTGCGCGGCCGGGGCATCGACCTGGAGGGGCTCACCCGCGAGTCCGGCCGCACGTTCCGCTGGAAGGGCCGCTACGGCTACGAGCTGAACGAGGCGCAGACGCTGGACACCCAGCTCAACGTCTTCCAGGCCTTCTCCCCGAAGCTGCCGGAGGCGTACCGGGACACGCCGTACGTCTTTCTCGGCAACATCCACCCGGAGCTGCAGGCGCAGGTGCTGGACCAGGTGCGCGCCCCGAAGCTGGTGGCCGCGGACACGATGAACTTCTGGATCAACGGCAGCCGCGCGGCGCTGCTCAAGACGCTCAAGCGCGTCAACCTGCTCTTCGTCAACGACGCCGAGGCCCGGCAGCTGGCGGGGGAGCACAACGTGGTGAAGGCGGCCCGGGCCATCCTCGGCATGGGCCCCCAGCGCGTGGTCATCAAGCGCGGCGAGTACGGCGCGCTCCTCTTCGACCACGGCCACATCTTCGCCTGCCCGGCCTTCCCGCTGGCCGAGGTGTTCGACCCCACCGGCGCGGGTGACACCTTCGCGGGCGGCTTCATGGGCGCGCTCGCCACCTCGTCGGGCAACCTGGACGCGGGGGTGCTCCGCCGCGCCATGGTGATGGGCAGCGTCATGGCCTCCTTCACCGTGGAGAAGTTCAGCCTGGAGCGGCTGCGCGAAGTCACGCGGCCGGAGATCCACGCCCGCTTCGCCGAGTTCCGGCAGCTCACCCACTTCGACGACCTGGGTCCTCTGGAGCGCTGA
- a CDS encoding TIGR02266 family protein, translating into MSENRKHTRIPTQLRCWCEGDNVTLYARITNLSEGGLFLRTSTPLARGARAVVRLTPGGDPAIHAQATVVWLREEEERAFPPGMGLRFESLDGETLGRLRQMISQQKQNQVKVGWAG; encoded by the coding sequence TTGAGCGAGAACCGAAAGCACACGCGGATCCCCACCCAGCTGCGGTGCTGGTGCGAGGGCGATAACGTCACGCTCTACGCGCGCATCACCAACCTGAGCGAGGGAGGCCTCTTCCTCCGGACGAGCACCCCCCTGGCTCGCGGCGCCCGAGCCGTTGTCCGCCTGACGCCTGGGGGGGATCCGGCGATCCACGCCCAGGCCACGGTGGTATGGCTGCGGGAGGAAGAGGAGCGGGCCTTCCCGCCCGGCATGGGGTTGCGCTTCGAGTCGCTCGACGGCGAAACCCTGGGACGGCTCCGGCAGATGATCTCTCAGCAGAAGCAGAACCAGGTGAAGGTCGGCTGGGCCGGCTGA
- a CDS encoding metallophosphoesterase family protein, which produces MRIAVISDIHSNIEALTEVLRAAEHQKVDRFVSLGDIVGYGASPNPCCDLVRSVAEVTLLGNHDAAVAGRMDYSYYYDAARHALDWSANVLTDENMAWLRSLPYTYRIGDVGFCHGSPIDPKAYEYIFALEQARELTPYVAELPEVTFIGHSHLCRAFAIGNGEVNDVVAQKFGIRKGYKYIISVGSVGQPRDYDNRACFVICDTDARTVEYVRVEYDIETSAQKIFDADLALNFGKRLFLGV; this is translated from the coding sequence ATGCGTATCGCGGTCATCTCCGACATCCACTCCAACATCGAGGCGCTCACCGAGGTGCTCCGCGCCGCCGAGCACCAGAAGGTGGACCGCTTCGTCTCGCTGGGGGACATCGTCGGGTATGGGGCCTCGCCCAACCCGTGCTGTGACCTGGTGCGCTCGGTGGCGGAGGTGACGCTGCTGGGCAACCACGACGCGGCGGTGGCGGGGCGGATGGACTACTCGTACTACTACGACGCCGCCCGGCACGCGCTCGACTGGTCCGCCAATGTCCTCACGGACGAGAACATGGCCTGGCTGCGCAGCCTCCCGTACACGTACCGCATCGGCGACGTGGGCTTCTGCCACGGCTCGCCCATCGACCCGAAGGCGTACGAGTACATCTTCGCGCTGGAGCAGGCGCGGGAGCTGACGCCCTACGTGGCCGAATTGCCCGAGGTGACGTTCATCGGCCACAGCCACCTGTGCCGCGCCTTCGCCATTGGCAATGGCGAGGTGAACGACGTGGTGGCCCAGAAGTTCGGCATCCGGAAGGGCTACAAGTACATCATCTCCGTGGGCAGCGTGGGCCAGCCGCGCGACTACGACAACCGGGCCTGCTTCGTCATCTGCGACACCGACGCGCGCACGGTGGAGTACGTCCGCGTGGAGTACGACATCGAGACGTCCGCCCAGAAGATCTTCGACGCGGACCTGGCGCTCAACTTCGGCAAGCGCCTGTTCCTCGGGGTGTGA
- the asd gene encoding archaetidylserine decarboxylase (Phosphatidylserine decarboxylase is synthesized as a single chain precursor. Generation of the pyruvoyl active site from a Ser is coupled to cleavage of a Gly-Ser bond between the larger (beta) and smaller (alpha chains). It is an integral membrane protein.): protein MNEQTFMKLMQLLPKSALSTVVGMATRLPAPAPVHRMAMRAFAKAYNVDMEEAEHELERYPTFAEFFTRGLKPGLRPIDPGEKVVVSPVDGRVSQVGYSDQGRCLQAKGIEYTVDELLGDAKAAKPFHGGAWTTIYLSPRDYHRIHAPLGGTITGYAYIPGEFWPVNPASVKNKQSLFCVNERLVTYLDTVAGKCAVVKVGATCVSRIKASYDEVLTHSGQPGKVHTYESGFKVEKGGELGRFEMGSTVILLFEPKRVIWDDSLKEEAVVRLGKRIGVIT from the coding sequence ATGAACGAACAGACCTTCATGAAGTTGATGCAGTTGTTGCCCAAGTCGGCGCTCTCCACCGTGGTGGGCATGGCCACGCGCCTGCCCGCTCCGGCGCCGGTCCACCGCATGGCGATGCGCGCCTTCGCCAAGGCGTACAACGTGGACATGGAGGAGGCCGAGCACGAGCTCGAGCGCTACCCCACCTTCGCCGAGTTCTTCACCCGCGGCCTGAAGCCGGGCCTGCGCCCCATCGACCCGGGCGAGAAGGTGGTGGTGTCCCCGGTGGACGGCCGCGTGTCCCAGGTGGGTTACTCGGACCAGGGCCGGTGCCTGCAGGCCAAGGGCATCGAGTACACGGTGGACGAGCTGCTGGGTGACGCGAAGGCCGCGAAGCCCTTCCACGGCGGCGCCTGGACGACCATCTACCTGTCCCCGCGCGACTACCACCGCATCCACGCGCCGCTGGGCGGCACGATTACGGGCTACGCGTACATCCCCGGCGAGTTCTGGCCCGTGAATCCCGCGTCGGTGAAGAACAAGCAGTCCCTGTTCTGCGTCAACGAGCGGCTCGTCACGTACCTGGACACGGTGGCGGGGAAGTGTGCCGTGGTGAAGGTGGGCGCCACCTGCGTGTCGCGCATCAAGGCGTCGTACGACGAGGTGCTCACGCACTCGGGCCAGCCCGGCAAGGTGCACACGTACGAGTCGGGCTTCAAGGTGGAGAAGGGCGGCGAATTGGGCCGCTTCGAAATGGGCTCCACCGTCATCCTCCTGTTCGAGCCCAAGCGCGTCATCTGGGACGACAGCCTCAAGGAGGAAGCGGTGGTGCGGCTGGGCAAGCGCATTGGAGTGATCACGTGA